A genomic region of Rhipicephalus sanguineus isolate Rsan-2018 chromosome 3, BIME_Rsan_1.4, whole genome shotgun sequence contains the following coding sequences:
- the LOC119388351 gene encoding hemicentin-2-like: MPGDRDHGARLRCLASNSAIAGAQGSTSAPLEDSWTLDVHYKPVVQLRLGSGLRPSNIHEGIDIYFECSVRSNPPVSEVSWTFDGRDLHTDGSRGIIVSNQSLALRSVNRTNSGFYACHAANSEGEAESNRLRLRVLHSPVCHSGHLEHSHSVAKHETVEVECDVEADPSNVTFSWSFHQAHRAAPLSPNSSFSTPPGAPLRSVLRYTPRSDADYGTLYCRARNAVGDSLEPCIFQIHPVGPPVTPYNCSVEEVTSEGVHVVCQRSGAGQQQTFLLELQDGQSAPIVTNFTSGQPSFRVHSLRPATRYQMALYGINANGRSEPVHLTVFTLPVGRGLVSKADAEWSLGSTTLWAAALSAVAAFLIVFIALTLGKFRRKILFNRGQNVWNRNESAADSCENEEKQRNSFDRDVNAGHLPSEKILTPGLGALAAGIQGTDRLRHAGDLE; this comes from the exons ACAAACCGGTGGTGCAGCTACGGCTAGGCAGCGGCCTTAGACCGTCCAACATCCACGAGGGCATCGACATCTACTTCGAGTGCAGCGTTCGCTCAAACCCACCGGTGAGCGAGGTGTCGTGGACCTTCGATGGTCGCGACCTCCACACCGACGGTTCCCGTGGCATCATCGTCAGCAACCAGTCGCTGGCGCTTCGCTCTGTCAACCGTACCAACAGTGGCTTCTACGCCTGCCACGCTGCCAACTCGGAAGGTGAAGCCGAAAGCAACCGTCTCCGGCTCAGGGTTCTTC ATTCGCCGGTGTGCCACTCGGGCCATCTAGAGCACTCGCACTCGGTGGCGAAGCACGAGACAGTGGAGGTGGAATGCGACGTGGAGGCTGATCCGAGCAACGTCACCTTCTCCTGGTCATTCCACCAGGCGCACCGCGCCGCTCCGCTGTCTCCGAATTCCAGCTTCTCGACGCCACCGGGGGCCCCGCTGCGCTCGGTGCTGCGCTACACACCGCGCTCGGACGCCGACTACGGCACGCTCTACTGTCGCGCTCGCAACGCCGTCGGCGACAGCCTCGAGCCTTGCATCTTTCAGATACATCCTGTCG GCCCTCCAGTGACACCATATAACTGCAGCGTCGAGGAAGTGACGTCAGAAGGCGTGCACGTCGTGTGCCAGCGCAGCGGTGCGGGCCAACAGCAGACTTTTCTGTTAGAGCTGCAGGATGGTCAGAGCGCGCCCATCGTGACAAACTTCACGTCCGGCCAGCCGAGTTTCAGAGTTCACTCGCTGAGGCCAGCCACGCGCTACCAGATGGCGCTGTACGGCATCAACGCCAATGGCCGCAGCGAGCCCGTCCATTTGACCGTGTTCACGCTGCCGGTGGGCAGGGGACTGGTCAGCAAAG CAGACGCAGAGTGGTCCCTAGGATCTACAACGCTTTGGGCAGCTGCACTGAGCGCCGTGGCCGCATTCCTTATCGTATTCATCGCACTTACGCTGGGCAAGTTCAGGCGGAAGATCCTCTTCAACAGGG GTCAAAACGTTTGGAATAGGAATGAAAG TGCTGCTGATTCCTGCGAGAACGAAGAGAAACAGAGGAACTCTTTCGACAGGGATGTCAACGCAG GTCACCTGCCAAGTGAAAAGATCTTGACCCCCGGCCTCGGTGCGTTGGCTGCTGGTATACAGGGAACTGACCGACTGCGCCACGCGGGCGATCTCGAGTGA